The Entelurus aequoreus isolate RoL-2023_Sb linkage group LG08, RoL_Eaeq_v1.1, whole genome shotgun sequence genome segment gacaTTGGACAAGTTAGTGTACTTCTAAGATAGTGCTAAATATTAGAATACAGTATTTTAaggtgtaaacatacacaattagctgaattgctagcataaaacgttagcatgctaatataagagatgttagcgtacttccaagatggcgtcaagtatcaaaattcatgatttttggATCTAAACATACACAATTGGCCTAAAACCTTACAAAAATGTTAGCGTGTTTACGTTAACACAACGCACATTAACTGTTGGCATACTTGCTTGacagcaccaagtatcaaaaaccatgtttttttttttttaatgagatggCCATCTTGTTTGCCCACTGAACTTATAGTTACGCCGCTGTACAAATACTAGACTGAGGAACACCTGAGAGGGGCTGCCTGATGATTTCAAGGGAGGTCATCTATTTGGCTGCAGATGGTGGAGACTATTTGACAAGTGCGTGAACAAAAtgagatattaaaggcctactgaaacccactactaccgaccacgcagtctgatagtttatacatcaatgatgaaatcttaacattgcaacacatgccaatacggccgggttaacttataaagtgacatttaaaacttcctgggaaatatccggctgaaacgtcgcggtatgatgacgtatgcgcgtgacgaagtcagagtaacggaagttatggtacccttagaatcctatacaaaaagctctgttttcatttcataattccacagtattctggacatcttttgcaatttgtttaatgaacaatgacggctgcaaagaagacagttgtaggtgggatcggtgtattagcagcggactacagcaacacaaccaggaggactttgttggagcgctagccgccgacctcaccttgacttcctacgtctccaaacgcatcgggtgaagtccttcgtccttctaccgatcgctggaacgcaggtgagcacgggtgttgatgagtagatgagggctggctggcgtaggtggagagctaatgtttttagcatagctctgtgaggtcccgttgctaagttagcttcaatggcgtcgttagcacagcattgttaaccttcgccagcctggaaagcattaaccgtgtatttacatgtccacggtttaatagtattgttgattttctatctatccttccagtcaggggtttatttttttgtttctatatgcagttaaagcatgatgctatcacattagctcgtagctaaagcatttcgccgatgtattgtcgtggagataaaaggcactgaatgtccatttcgtgttctcgactctcattttcaagaggatatagtatctgaggtggtttaaaatacaaatccgtgatccacaataaaaaaaggagagtgtggaatccaatgagccagcttgtacctaagttacggtcagagcgaaaaaagatacgtccatcactgtctctcaagtccttcactgtaacgttcctcatctacgaatctttcatcctcgctcaaattaatggggtaatcatcactttctctgtccgaatctctctcgttccattgtaaacaatggggaattgtgagtaatactagctcctgtgacgtcacgctacttccggtacaggcaaggcttttttttatcagcgagcaaaagttgcgaactttatcgtcgattttctctactaaatcctttcagcaaaaatatggcaatatcgcaaaatgatcaagtatgacacatagaatggatctgctattcccgtttaaattttaaaaaataatttcagtaggcctttaagcaccgaGCTATTTGAAAGTATAGCCGAGCTATgtgaaagtatggctgagctagAAGAAGAGGTAATCTTGCTCTAATTCATCTTAAGGCAATTACCAATTAAATTGGCCAAGGGGTACCTGTTAAATGGGCCCAGAACAAGGATTTTCTTGAAACGTGTTGCCATGTTAACATGAAATCTTCCAAAACTGAAGTTCCACTGTAGCTtttcagcaggcccataatataaTAACTGAAGTCAAAGTAATAATTAGATTGCAACAGTcagtccaaaaaataaataaataaataaataaaaaagcctgcagtgtgtcggtgtcttgccagattgtgTTTTGTAGGAATACTGAATTGGTATTACTGCTGTAGTagcacttgcatttagaggagaggCGATACACAATGTCTAGATACCATTTTCACACACTAACACATCATgtagattgttacgatcatggtttgattgtcaaatatgtttggtaatgtaatatgtgatatttctacctgaataaatgtttctgatattctatacattacatgttatacaAGTTAATGGTagtcatatctctgcatgacaatgttttaaccttctctatttattattaaaatgtaatattcagcctgcttaaCGTTCTATAATTGCAGACTATCAATCAGAAGAAGTTATCAaataatatacactttatttaAATCTGTcagaaaacatgtatttaaattgaaatatcacagattacattacaaaacatctgacaaagcatgatcgtaatgtaagacaattTGTCATTTTGTTATAGTAGTTAGACCGGATGTGACGTGTAGCCCTATTTTTGTGAAGCCGcaagtgtgtgattggtatgaggAGAGATGTTTTGATGACCTGTAAGTCTGATAAATGTCTCTAAACGTCTTGCctactgtttttcttttttgataagcttttattccatcttactaaagcagtcgaAATAACAATCTCCATTATGTTAGCAATGCACTCAACTGTAATCCAAACACTGCAGTAAAGCTCCACCTCTCTGCAAGTGGCAAAGTGCGGCAGAATTATTTCGCTCCAGTGATTTCTTCTAATGGCGATCAAAGATAAAATAGTCTTGTCTTGTCTGtagaacgacttgccatggctttggacctgGGATTTCCATACTGTACCCTTTTCATTGTACATTTCTGTTTGCTATTTTcgagcttgtggctcaacagtaactgaacaCTATTATGTTTCCCATGCTACAGAATGAACCGAGGATCAAAAAGGAGTCTGAATATTTTCTTGGTCCGAGCTTAAAATACCTGTTTATGAccttaatgtgtttttttaaaaacattatgaAAGCTttctacacataaaataacacctACATATTAATCTTTACTTTAATATAATATTGTAATGCTGAATGTTAGAGCCTGAGGCAATAAGGGGCCACAATACTGAAAAGTGCGCTTTGACTGGTttgctgtagtattgatatttttacttaATTTGGTCATTTAAATGCTTGAAAATGCCTATTTGAGCCCAAATATACGAataatattgtaaaataaaaatctGCGATAGAATTAAGCGGCTAAATTGGGAGCGCATAGTGCCAAGAAACAACGGTACTGTTCACTACTAGATATTTTTATCATTTAATATTAGGAATAGGCATTTGTTTGAATTTCATCCAATAGCAATTacttaagatttaaaaaaaagaatgaaaaaaaagagCGCCTGTTAAACTTGAGACCTGAACACCTGCtcctaataaaaataaacaaaatacttaCAGCTTAATACACTGCCTggcaggtacaaaactttaccttactagcctatataaatcaactatttataaatgaaTGGACCCTAAAGGCTGGGAATGACTTGGCACATCATTTCTTGATCACATTGAACTTGTTCACAGTACGTAAAGCCCACTTTTGCAATTGCTTCTCTGTCAATTTCATGTCAATGTGTGGAATAAAAGTGACTGACATAAATTAGTTTAAACTCCAATAACAATAATCGCCTGTCTTCGATTTGCCATTGTTTACTTGTCACAAAGGAAGCGAGCAAGCTAAATAGTTGTCTCACCGATTTGAAAACACTGTCCTGAGTGTTTCGGAAGAGAATTACATGTTGCGCACTCATTCCTGAAGAAAAGCTTCTGTATAAAATGATAAAGACGGTGTTGGAGGAAATGCCGTGACTACGCAAAAGCAGGATATCTCGTTAGACACCATTTAGAATTGATTAAGACACACATTTGCTGTGTCATCTGCAGTGTTACTGTCCAGAGTTGCAATATAATCATGATATTGTATTGATGATGGGTGATATGGACTAGTGCACAAACATTTCCACGCTGTCTTTCCGCTTTTTAATATTGCGCTGGGCAGTTTTTAAGATGTTCGTCTTCTGAAACTGATGAATGATTTTCCATGACTATAGAATGTGTATTTGGCAAGCTGCTCACTGCAGTTTTAGGGCTGCAGCAATGGATTATTTTCCTAAGTCATCTATCAATTGGTTTGTTCGATTTAATCATATTTTAGGTAAAGCtgttgaaataaatatttttttgcctgccacaaccttcattcttttttttcttaataaatgcACATAGTCGACATTGAAATGTAACTTCAAATGTGtgcattaatgaaaaaaaaacatgaaaaacaactCAACTGTTCAGATCATATCACCCTCGCTCTCATGCGCACATTATTGCAGCGGCTGTGTGGCAACTATGCCCTCATATTTTAGTACCTGGCACACAATGCGATCCCtctttgatacatttttattggtaACTAATtcaacgattaatcgaagcagtGGAATATCAATCTaatatcgttttttaattgatttagtcTATTAATTGTTGCAGTCCTAAACAGTTTAATAATTGGTTGCCAGGTGAAACATGCTCACTCATTCAGTAATGATCCAATAGGATGTTCTTACATATTCGTGTATTTTAACTACAGGTGgtaacctttttttattttttattttttttggtcatgTCAACATGAATCCAGACTAGTACATTAAATGCAAACATTGTGAAAGTAATACAATGCTGCTTGTgtgctacttttttatttattttatttttatttttttagcccaGGTATTCTCACTCTATTAGTCTTCTGTTGGTCTGTAGGGTTGAAATCAAGGGTTGAGAGCCTCTTTTTGGATGTTCTGCACACCTGTTTCTATGCCAGTGTGGTGTGGCTTTGACACATTTTATGGTATCAAAGGTCTGCGTGTGTCTGTTTGTTCTTCAATTTAGTAAAGGCCAAACCAACAATGCCTCTGATGGGTCCAGTGAAGAAGTGCACTCAATTCTGCCTCACTTGCTTCATAACTCGATTGCCCAAGATTCTGTTTATTAATTATGGACTCGTTCTCTGCTCTCGTTTCAGGGTCCAAAACCTCATCCCGTTTCAGGAAGGATATTCATTTGAGCCACGACAACCCAATCTTCACTGAATACTGCTGCCTTGGTGGCTTTTGCAGTTTTGCCTGGGGCAATAACTACTCCTGAAAGAAGAATCTACTAGTCACTGAAGCAGCTATGCAGCTTGAAATTCAAGTAGCACTCAactttattatttcctatttataCAACAAACTCCCCCGACGACGTGTGAATATCTTTGGCGAAGAGCTCGAGAGCCAGCTGAGGAAAAAATATGAAGGCCACTGGTATCCAGATAAGCCATACAAGGGTTCGGGGTACAGGTGCATCCACGTAGGGGAGAAAGTGGATCCTGTGGTGGAGAAGGCAGCCAAAGAGAGCGGGCTGGACATTGAAGATGTCCGGAATAACCTCCCTCAGGACCTTAGCGTGTGGATTGATCCGTTTGAGGTTTCTTACCAGATCGGAGAGAAGGGACCGGTCAAGGTGCTATATGTGGATGATAACGGTGAGAATGGCTCAGAACTGGACAAAGAGATCAAGAACAGTTTTAATCCTGAGGCCCAAGTCTTTATGCCAATCACTGAGCCCGTCGGGCCTTCCTCGGAATCCAGCTCCCCTTCCCCACCTTTTGGGCAGTCGGCTGCCGTCAGCCCCTCGTTCATGCCACGTTCCACCCAGCCTCTGACCTTCACCACTGCCACCTTTGCCGCCACCAAATTCGGATCCACCAAGATGAAGAGCGGCGGCCGCAGCAACAACGCCCCAGGCGGCAGTAGCAACAAGGTGGCTCGCTCGTCCCCCGTCAGCCACCTGGGTCTGAATGTCAACACCCTCCTTAAGCAGAAAGCCATTTCCACCTCCATGCACTCACTGTACGGGCTGGGCCTGGGGCAGCAGCAGCAGAAGGCCTCTGCTCTCTCCCCCAACGCCAAGGAGTTTGTGTTCCCCAACCTCCAGGGTCAGACCAGCCCCGGAGCTGTGTTCCCCAGCGAAGGTTCCCTGGGGCTTGGACCTGCACCGTACAACAATGCCTTTGACGTGTTCGCGGCCTACGGAAGCCTCAACGACAAGTCACTCACGGACGGCCTCAACTTCGGTCTGAGCAACATGCAGTATTCTAACCAGCAATTCCAGCCTGTCATGGCAAACTAAACTCATCACAAAGATGTTTATTTATGAATGACGGTGGCTTGGGAGAAGACAACATAATGCACACTCTAGAACCTGATAGCGTCTGGTCCATCAAGCGCATGTGCCcaagggtgttttttttttgttttttttactggaaccCCTTGAGTTTGTTTCTATCAAAAGCTTGTACAAACACATCCAAGCTTGGTAAACTTCGATTCATCATGCATTGTTTTCTTTTTGCCAACcaagcacaatttttttttttttttttttttttttttttactgacttgAAAGAAATACTAAAACgttggagaaaaaaagaaaaaaaagttttggcCTCTTACAGTATTTTACAGGTGGTAAGACAAggctaatttttttaatgaattggcACTAAGTGGGGTTACTTGGTCTTTTTCTAATGGTATAATTTAATTTAGTACAGAGTTTGTAAGATACCAGAGTATATATTGTTTCTATGACATGGTGTTGCATTTATATCTTTTTACTACTCCAGTGATCTGTGATGGCTGCAGCAGCTTttccttatttttctttttttaaaagataATTGTTGAATAAatccatctttaaaaaaaaaaaaaaaagtacatcagATATTCTAAAGATTGTGTACAGAGTATTCCTTTAGTGGTGAAACTCAAGTGTAGGAATATTTGCTATTTCTGAAAGATGAATTGTATTTTCTGTTAAGAGGTTAAAGATTTTGCTATACTATGGACAACAAATGTAATCGTATGAATATTAATTTTTGTACCTACATTGTGCAAtacttgatataaaaaaaaaaaaaatacggcaTAACAAAGTATTTTGAGTCAGTGTCTTACATGTCAAGAGGGACTGAAATAGTTTATATTGTTAAGTTTGtattaaatgcttaaaaatgatatgcttgtctttatttttttttaatttcatatttGCACCCTGgtctttttaataaaataaactacAGTTGAAGTAAATCTTTTTGAAAGTGGATTTATTCTTTGCCTGTACGAGAACTGTAAGTCTATTTTTAAGATGTTAGTACAGAGAATAGCAACAATACCCTTAAAAGAGCATGAATTTGTATTTGACCGAAGGGATGATGTTCTTGAACCTCTAAATCAGTCTTGTGTGGTAAAGTTCATGCTTGGTGAGGCACTGACATTTTCCCAGAACTTTAACTTCCTGTGCTCTAATTGATACAGGTTGCTCATCAAATAGCATCCAGATTACCAAAATTTCACCAATAAGTTGTTTTTTGCTGCTAAACATTAGGTTGGCAGTCGTTTTtcataatatcaattagtttttagGTCATTGGTAAATAACTAACAGTACTTAGTTTGAATTCCCCCCTTTTTAGCCTTAGACTCGATATGTCGCCCCCTCTTGGTGGTGTTTTTGTCTCTgctccatgattacttcaaaactcaaatgcttaacattatgagcaaacacaaaatataaaataatcacCATTTCgggacttccctgctcttccacACACCCCATATCCTTTTTCCTCATACTCCTTCAGCATGTccaagcatcttgaggaaaacatcagtagaagaggactccAAATAGAATACTAACATCTTACCTTCTTTAGTCTTTCTCCTCTTTTCTGAATAACATTTGTCTCAACGCTTTCCCCATTCAAACTCTggccaaaatattttttcttgtaaGTGAGAATTATTAAAATGATGGCTGCAAATTACACTGCTCTTGCTTTTTCCTTCCCATTTGGAGCAAGTCAACAGGACCAATTATTTTcgtattcccatcatttggaaatgtatatgCGAGCTGACCCCCTCTTTGGTCGTATTGGTACGACCTGCTACAATGCACAAATATTTACTAATTCCTTCAAATTCTGTGTGAAAATGTAATGAttcgggatgaagatgctaccaaaacacatacacATACCACATTTTAGAGATGAAAGTGGGTGTGTCAAATTGTTCCGAAACTCTCATAAGACAGGAataaaatcactactgtgtctattttggggggaattttacctTTACACATATTATTTAGGgccagaacaatatgcaataagtgccaatgttgtcagcatagaggggccctttaagataataataatacgtATTATTTGTCATAAGTCAAATACTTATCActccattaaaatgttttaaataaatctgAAAACCATATTTATAGTTTCCTCTAGCCAGTGTTCAGTCACGGCAGTTGAAACatgtcatggtaaaaaaaaaaaagtctactaTAGTTAAATATTTTCTTACACGAAGAAACTAAAAGTATATTAAAAAAGAACACTTAATTAACCTTTTCCCAGCTGCTGAAACCAAAAATAATTTGTAGTACTCCCTTTATTTGCACTGTCAAAATTTACAAGGATGTCACAACAGCATTATTTCACAGAAAAAAAACTGTAATCAAATtgaactgtaacattacaacaaatatAAACATGATGGTATCCTTATATTTCACAGTGTTTAACTgtcatttcacaataaaatacttCAAGCAATATTACTGTAGATTCAAACTGATATGTCTCTCAAGGGGTTCCGTAGACTATGTTACAGGAAGTAGCACTCTGCTGTTAAACCAAGAGAAAGAAGAAAAATAACTTATGTTACATATATAATCCATACGAGAAAATTGTAGTTATTGTGTTTACTTGAATATTATGAATTATATTATTGTGCTTACTTGGTTTATGTAGTAAATCTGCAAAATGTTGTTACTTATGCAACATTTAGTTGATACTATCAATTacttaataatattaaataatatcgaTAAGAGgtcaatttgtcatattcttctCCAAGAGCCTGAGTTTGCTAAAGTCCTGCTaactttatattgttttttaaaaactctCTGTCACTTATTAAAATTGGTTTGCATTTCCTGGCCGAACAGTGCAATCACCTGCGTCTTTCATAGTGAGGAAGGGAAATCATATGAAATTCATCTAGTTTATTGTACAGTAATGATGTGGCAGTTACATTAAGGACATTACACAGGCTGTGGAAAGTACAGTAATTGCGCAGcatactgtaaatgttgttgccGAGATGATATTGGCGACATGCTGACAAACattacttgcacacaaagcagaaAGGAAATGCATCTTATATTTCTTTCCTAAATTTGACTAGAAAGTGTGCAAATTCAGTGATTTTTAagttagaacatgttcaaactgatTGGAATCATAGAAAAAAGACATTTATAACACAGTTCATTGgcctaatattaatatttatattaggTTATCATCGTTGATTTTTGTATCCTGACCACACGGCAAGTCAAGCTGATGTCAAGGAGCTCAATTCCGCTCTCATGACAATATCACATTCTCAGTTTCTTCTTTCTTGAGCAAGGGGATCTTGAGGCCACCACAGGAGATCAGTTTATtgtgttatctttttttttttttaccctcacACAATGAGATGAGATCTTGTATGTACCCCCAAAGTCGGGATAATTGACCGTTGGTGTTTATTTGGACTCTTCCTATTGTCGCaccaacaatgttttttgtttgtttctttttacCTTAAACAAAAGTTCTTAGGGAAGGGATCCTTCTAGTTTGAATACTTCATGGAAACATCCAGGTGTGGGGGGTTAAAATCATTGCTGATTGAAAGCAGATCAaataccagaggtgggtagagtagcaacaaactgtagtcaAGTCAGAGTACCTTTATATTGAAGTATAAGTAAAGAGTAGTGATCCAAATAGTTAGTTGAGTATTGTTTGTATTCCGTCAAgtcacttcttcccggaagtgcaAACCAgtagtggtcaaccaagccaagatggcgcacaaactatctgagtacgtaAGGGGCCTAGATCGTTCtgcaaaaagcaaaaaaaaatagaCAATAGAATAGAGCACTATAATTGAtcagaaaaaattaaataaattgtcGAGTGATAAAGGATTGTCCGTCGGTGGAGTTCCCATACATGTCGAACTAATGTGCTCCAGACGCCATACTACAcggcaaaacagatgaaaacttggaaaatcatggaagtctacaacttctttgtgtgtggctgggtcaaggaaattggtatcaagactctcccggat includes the following:
- the LOC133655355 gene encoding protein Tob1-like, yielding MQLEIQVALNFIISYLYNKLPRRRVNIFGEELESQLRKKYEGHWYPDKPYKGSGYRCIHVGEKVDPVVEKAAKESGLDIEDVRNNLPQDLSVWIDPFEVSYQIGEKGPVKVLYVDDNGENGSELDKEIKNSFNPEAQVFMPITEPVGPSSESSSPSPPFGQSAAVSPSFMPRSTQPLTFTTATFAATKFGSTKMKSGGRSNNAPGGSSNKVARSSPVSHLGLNVNTLLKQKAISTSMHSLYGLGLGQQQQKASALSPNAKEFVFPNLQGQTSPGAVFPSEGSLGLGPAPYNNAFDVFAAYGSLNDKSLTDGLNFGLSNMQYSNQQFQPVMAN